The Solibacillus sp. FSL W7-1436 genome window below encodes:
- the hutI gene encoding imidazolonepropionase — MECDVKLPRRREQMSELGLKKEVSVLIEGDRIAMIAPLDEIKQEYPHLVSDAEVIDARGKIVMPGLVDCHTHLVHGGTREHELNMRLAGRSYMDIMNAGGGIHYTTTKTREASFDDLYDKTVQHLNEFLRHGVTTVEAKSGYGLDLENEMKQLEVVKKLQAEHVVDIVSTFMGAHAVPKEFKGNEDEFVKIIIEQMIPKVAELELAEFNDVFCEKGVFTPAQSRLILEAGKAYGLTPKIHADEIEPYEGAELAAEVGAISAEHLLVASDEGIAAMAKAGTIAVLLPGTAFFLRAPYARGRLMVDSGVPVAISTDFNPGSSPTISLPFIQNLACMNMGMTMEEVLCATTINAAHAIKRADQVGTLEKGKQADVLILDVPNYKQLQYFYGMNHTDTVIKAGNVVVKGGSLL; from the coding sequence ATGGAATGTGATGTGAAGTTACCGCGCCGACGTGAGCAGATGAGCGAGCTCGGCCTGAAAAAAGAGGTAAGTGTATTAATCGAAGGCGACCGTATCGCAATGATTGCACCTCTTGATGAGATAAAGCAGGAATATCCGCATCTAGTAAGCGATGCCGAGGTAATTGATGCACGAGGGAAGATTGTCATGCCCGGCCTTGTTGACTGCCATACACATTTAGTGCATGGAGGGACTCGTGAACATGAGCTGAATATGCGCCTTGCCGGAAGGTCCTATATGGATATTATGAATGCAGGCGGCGGGATTCACTATACGACGACAAAAACACGTGAAGCGAGTTTTGATGATTTATATGACAAAACCGTTCAGCACTTAAACGAGTTTTTGCGTCACGGTGTTACGACGGTTGAAGCAAAATCGGGCTATGGCCTTGATCTTGAAAATGAAATGAAACAGCTTGAGGTTGTGAAAAAACTGCAGGCAGAGCATGTGGTCGATATTGTTTCGACTTTTATGGGTGCACATGCTGTTCCGAAAGAATTTAAAGGTAATGAAGATGAATTCGTAAAAATTATTATCGAGCAGATGATTCCGAAAGTGGCGGAGCTGGAGCTTGCGGAGTTCAATGATGTCTTTTGCGAAAAAGGGGTATTCACACCTGCGCAATCCCGCCTGATTTTGGAAGCGGGGAAAGCATATGGGCTGACACCGAAAATTCATGCAGATGAAATCGAGCCGTATGAAGGTGCCGAACTCGCTGCTGAAGTCGGGGCCATCTCTGCAGAGCATTTACTCGTTGCTTCAGATGAAGGAATTGCTGCAATGGCAAAGGCCGGGACGATTGCTGTGCTCTTGCCGGGAACTGCCTTCTTTTTACGCGCACCGTATGCAAGAGGCCGCCTGATGGTCGATAGTGGCGTACCTGTAGCGATTTCAACTGACTTTAATCCAGGCTCGTCTCCAACGATCAGCTTGCCGTTCATTCAAAATTTAGCATGCATGAACATGGGAATGACGATGGAAGAAGTGCTTTGTGCAACGACAATCAATGCTGCCCATGCGATAAAACGCGCCGACCAGGTCGGTACGCTCGAAAAAGGAAAACAGGCAGATGTACTGATTTTGGACGTCCCGAATTATAAGCAGCTTCAATATTTTTACGGGATGAATCATACAGACACTGTTATTAAAGCAGGAAACGTCGTTGTGAAAGGTGGCAGCTTACTGTGA
- a CDS encoding tripartite tricarboxylate transporter TctB family protein, whose amino-acid sequence MNLKFDRVASVVFLMLGILIIVESQKISASAYGSQIGPSTFPFGLGIALIILSILLFFETVRHKAIYKSIEDKEGAKFSNYKQFLIIFISAVAYAFLLEKLGYLVTTFAFLLISFQTLERGKWVSSIIVAAAFSAIIYFGFVNVLGGSLPKFPL is encoded by the coding sequence ATGAATTTAAAATTTGACCGTGTTGCTAGTGTTGTATTTTTGATGCTAGGAATACTGATTATCGTCGAATCCCAAAAAATATCTGCAAGTGCATACGGCTCTCAAATTGGGCCGAGTACATTTCCGTTTGGATTAGGAATAGCTTTAATTATATTAAGTATTTTACTATTTTTTGAAACGGTTCGTCATAAGGCAATATATAAAAGTATTGAGGATAAAGAAGGGGCGAAATTCTCTAATTATAAGCAATTTCTAATTATTTTTATTTCAGCAGTTGCTTATGCATTTTTACTTGAAAAACTAGGATATTTAGTTACGACCTTTGCATTTTTATTAATTTCATTCCAAACACTTGAACGAGGAAAGTGGGTTAGCTCGATTATAGTGGCAGCTGCGTTTTCAGCAATTATTTACTTCGGCTTTGTGAACGTATTAGGCGGATCATTACCTAAATTCCCACTCTAA
- a CDS encoding RtcB family protein: MIEINGKYTNAKIYTNTPQEAAIQQIDELVNQSFMEGTKVRIMPDYHAGKGCVIGTTIQLNDRVVPNLVGVDVGCGVLVSEIGKGEIDFNELDTTIRRFVPSGNEIHETAHNLKDAERFANENFIARGLQNEYTGRSLGTLGGGNHFIELAKDETGVHYLLIHTGSRYVGAKVANWHQKRAFESLQREDLSERIAALKEAGNSREIQKMIKAYKNENPIVPKDLAYLEGELFQDYIADMKLAQRFAHENRIHIAKTIAEKMKWEFAEQFDSVHNYIDTDAMILRKGAVRAAKDEKLVIPMNMRDGSLICIGKGNADWNESAPHGAGRIYSRTAAMKNLSMDDFKQTMQGIWTTSVSEETLDEAPMAYKPMQEIVDQIGETVTIQNHVTPVYNFKASDKWKR; this comes from the coding sequence TTGATCGAAATTAACGGGAAATATACAAACGCGAAAATTTATACGAACACACCGCAGGAAGCGGCAATTCAGCAAATTGATGAACTCGTCAATCAGTCGTTTATGGAAGGAACAAAAGTGCGGATTATGCCCGACTATCATGCCGGAAAAGGCTGTGTCATCGGTACAACGATTCAGTTGAATGACCGCGTCGTACCGAACCTCGTCGGTGTTGATGTAGGATGTGGGGTACTTGTATCGGAAATCGGTAAAGGCGAAATTGATTTTAATGAACTCGATACAACAATCCGGCGTTTTGTACCGAGCGGCAATGAAATTCATGAAACGGCACACAATCTAAAAGACGCAGAACGTTTTGCCAATGAAAACTTCATCGCACGTGGCCTGCAAAATGAGTATACAGGACGCTCGCTAGGTACATTGGGCGGCGGCAATCATTTTATCGAACTTGCAAAAGATGAGACGGGCGTTCACTATTTATTGATCCATACGGGCTCGCGCTATGTCGGGGCAAAGGTGGCAAACTGGCATCAGAAGCGTGCATTTGAGTCATTACAGCGCGAAGATTTATCCGAAAGAATTGCGGCACTGAAAGAAGCAGGAAACAGCAGAGAAATTCAGAAAATGATTAAAGCCTATAAGAATGAAAATCCGATTGTGCCAAAGGATTTGGCTTATTTAGAAGGTGAACTGTTCCAGGATTATATTGCAGATATGAAACTGGCACAGCGTTTCGCTCATGAAAACCGGATCCATATTGCCAAGACAATCGCGGAAAAGATGAAGTGGGAGTTCGCGGAGCAGTTTGATTCCGTACACAATTATATTGATACGGATGCTATGATTTTGCGTAAAGGGGCAGTGCGCGCGGCAAAGGATGAAAAGCTTGTCATCCCGATGAATATGCGGGACGGTTCTCTTATTTGTATCGGAAAAGGGAATGCTGACTGGAACGAATCCGCCCCACATGGAGCAGGCCGGATTTACTCGCGGACAGCCGCAATGAAAAACTTGTCGATGGATGATTTCAAACAGACGATGCAAGGAATTTGGACAACTTCGGTAAGTGAAGAAACGCTCGACGAAGCACCAATGGCCTATAAGCCGATGCAGGAAATCGTCGATCAAATTGGAGAAACGGTGACAATCCAGAACCACGTGACACCGGTTTATAATTTCAAAGCGAGTGATAAATGGAAGAGATAG
- a CDS encoding response regulator, whose protein sequence is MGNTIEVLIVEDDIRIAQIHEKFIEQIEGFKTIGMSHTVEEAKIWLDTIKPDLILLDIYFADNLGTELIDYIRQKDMDTDIILITAAAEVEIVKKAYASGVIDFLLKPLTLQRFTECLLNYKEKKTILNSTDRLQAEDIKKLWNNLTYAGEIDKGSNPKGIDSVTKGKVVTYIQNCDEGITAEKLGNEIGISRTTARRYLEHLMDEKVIFVEHIYGYVGRPERRYFIKK, encoded by the coding sequence ATGGGGAATACAATTGAAGTATTAATCGTTGAAGACGATATCCGTATTGCTCAAATACATGAAAAGTTCATTGAGCAAATTGAAGGTTTTAAGACGATAGGAATGTCTCATACAGTTGAAGAGGCAAAAATTTGGCTGGATACAATAAAACCAGACTTGATTTTGCTTGATATATACTTTGCCGATAACCTGGGGACAGAACTAATTGATTATATTAGGCAAAAAGATATGGATACCGATATTATTTTAATTACGGCAGCAGCGGAGGTTGAAATTGTAAAGAAAGCATATGCGAGCGGTGTGATTGATTTTTTATTAAAACCTTTAACACTACAGCGTTTCACTGAATGCCTTCTCAACTATAAAGAGAAAAAAACAATTTTAAACTCCACCGACCGGTTGCAGGCCGAAGATATTAAAAAATTGTGGAATAACCTTACATATGCAGGTGAAATTGATAAGGGAAGCAATCCAAAAGGCATTGATTCCGTGACGAAAGGAAAAGTCGTAACCTATATTCAAAATTGTGATGAAGGAATTACTGCTGAAAAGCTTGGCAATGAAATAGGGATAAGTAGAACAACAGCGAGGCGTTATTTGGAACATCTAATGGATGAAAAGGTGATTTTTGTTGAGCATATTTATGGGTACGTTGGCAGACCGGAGCGCAGATACTTTATAAAAAAATAA
- a CDS encoding agmatinase family protein — MSAFLVSPATSWNRAESEDMKVKDWIVPSYGELSESFDVVITGVPLSRSSISASAASEYPDFFRKSWNLFTTYSIDEDVDIRELRVADVGDVKMHGTNILECHENIEQAMTDVLNDCPDSFYVQIGGDHSITAPVVRAFAGNSGKQIGILQFDTHLDLRDTESDGPTNGTPIRQLLDAGVVRGEDVYNIGLHGFYNAPSLIRTADHYGVNRITLKDFRRRGAEAVIANIMEELSGKVDLVYVTVDMDVLDIAYAPGVPASTPGGMRTDELFDLLYEVGKYEMVKGMDFVCVDPHRDTRELQTVKAGVYAFLTMLVSRFVHL; from the coding sequence GTGAGCGCTTTTCTAGTAAGCCCGGCAACTTCTTGGAATCGGGCGGAATCTGAAGACATGAAGGTAAAGGACTGGATTGTCCCGAGCTATGGGGAGCTTTCGGAATCCTTTGATGTTGTCATAACAGGGGTCCCGCTGTCCCGCTCGTCGATCAGTGCTTCCGCAGCTTCGGAATATCCGGATTTTTTCCGTAAAAGCTGGAATCTGTTTACGACGTATTCGATCGATGAAGATGTTGATATTCGTGAATTGCGGGTCGCTGATGTCGGTGATGTGAAAATGCACGGTACGAATATTTTAGAGTGTCATGAAAATATCGAACAGGCGATGACGGATGTATTGAATGATTGCCCTGATAGCTTCTATGTACAAATTGGAGGCGATCATTCCATTACTGCACCGGTTGTAAGAGCATTTGCCGGTAATTCCGGCAAACAAATCGGTATTTTGCAGTTCGATACCCATCTGGATTTACGTGATACTGAATCAGACGGACCGACAAACGGCACGCCGATCCGCCAGCTGCTGGACGCTGGGGTAGTACGAGGCGAAGATGTGTACAATATCGGGCTGCACGGTTTTTACAATGCCCCGAGCCTTATTAGGACCGCAGACCATTATGGGGTAAATCGTATTACATTAAAGGATTTCCGTCGTCGTGGCGCGGAGGCCGTAATCGCGAATATCATGGAGGAGCTTTCTGGTAAAGTGGATCTTGTTTACGTGACGGTAGATATGGACGTACTTGATATTGCCTACGCACCTGGAGTTCCTGCCTCCACACCAGGCGGCATGCGGACAGATGAGCTGTTCGATTTGCTGTATGAAGTAGGGAAGTACGAAATGGTAAAAGGTATGGATTTCGTCTGTGTCGATCCGCATCGTGATACACGTGAATTGCAGACGGTAAAAGCCGGAGTGTACGCGTTTTTAACGATGCTGGTATCGAGATTTGTTCATTTGTAA
- a CDS encoding Bug family tripartite tricarboxylate transporter substrate binding protein, whose translation MTLKKKLLTLFSAAALTLTLAACNDSEGTSSGDKDYPTSNLTIVAPSGAGGGWDLTSRSIAKVMNETKLIEKPITVENKPGGGGAVFMATYATKEAKNDYMLMVKSPPILINNLKAEGNSPYGYKDTTPLAQLTKDFGAIVVRADSPYQTLTDLLDAVKADPTALTMAGGSAPGSMDHLVTILPAYEYGIDPKAVKYVSYDGGGEAMAALLGNNADAIGTDISTVTPYVKSGDVRVLAVTSPEKLALEGLEEIPTLYDLGIESEFTIWRGIFGPKDMSDTAKDYWVEKLTELNDKEEWKAELERNGWEQDFRVGEDFTKFLEEQEGTITEILTALGMQK comes from the coding sequence ATGACTTTGAAAAAAAAGCTACTAACTTTATTTTCAGCAGCGGCGTTAACACTTACATTAGCAGCTTGTAATGATAGTGAGGGGACATCATCAGGCGACAAAGATTATCCAACAAGCAACTTAACAATCGTGGCACCATCAGGGGCTGGCGGAGGATGGGATTTAACATCTCGTTCCATTGCAAAAGTAATGAACGAAACAAAATTAATCGAAAAACCAATAACAGTAGAAAATAAACCAGGTGGCGGCGGTGCCGTATTCATGGCAACATACGCAACGAAAGAAGCTAAAAACGATTATATGTTAATGGTAAAGTCACCGCCGATTTTAATTAATAACTTAAAAGCGGAAGGTAATAGTCCTTACGGTTATAAAGATACGACACCTTTAGCGCAGCTAACAAAGGATTTTGGTGCAATTGTTGTCCGTGCTGATTCTCCATACCAAACGTTAACAGATTTATTGGATGCTGTTAAAGCAGATCCGACAGCACTTACAATGGCTGGCGGTTCAGCTCCGGGTTCAATGGATCACTTAGTTACAATTTTACCTGCATACGAGTACGGCATTGACCCTAAAGCAGTAAAATATGTTTCTTATGATGGTGGCGGGGAAGCGATGGCAGCATTATTAGGAAATAACGCCGATGCGATCGGAACGGATATTTCAACTGTAACACCTTATGTGAAGAGTGGAGACGTTCGAGTATTGGCAGTTACATCACCAGAAAAATTAGCGCTTGAGGGTCTGGAAGAAATCCCGACATTATATGACTTAGGGATTGAGTCAGAGTTTACGATTTGGCGCGGTATTTTCGGACCGAAAGATATGTCTGATACAGCTAAGGATTATTGGGTTGAAAAATTAACAGAGTTAAATGATAAAGAGGAATGGAAAGCTGAATTAGAGCGTAACGGCTGGGAACAGGACTTCCGTGTAGGCGAAGATTTCACGAAATTCCTTGAAGAACAAGAAGGAACGATTACAGAAATTTTAACAGCTTTAGGTATGCAAAAATAA
- the hutU gene encoding urocanate hydratase, protein MVYKTNIRAPRGSELSCKGWTQEAAMRMLMNNLDPEVAENPDELVVYGGIGKAARDWESYEKLIATLKELENDETMIVQSGKPVAVFRTHENAPRVLIANSNLVPGWANWDHFYELEERNLMMYGQMTAGSWIYIGAQGILQGTYLSFVEAGKKKFGTADLRGKWILTGGMGGMSGAQPLAGKMAGAVILVVEVDRARIERKINEGYCDYLVETVDEAIELVNKLTAAKEPASIGLVGNCADINRELLNRGMIPDFVTDQTSAHDPINGYIPNGMTLEEALQLRKTDVKTYERRAKETMAEHVRTMLEFQQAGAETFDYGNNIRAYAKEMGVENAFDFPGFVPAYIRPLFCEGKGPFRWAALSGDPEDIYKTDALAKEMFAEDTALVNWIDMAQKMVKWQGLPARICWLGYGDRHRFALRVNEMVANGELKAPIVFGRDHLDSGSVASPNRETEGMRDGSDAVSDWPLLNALVNTAGGASWVSIHHGGGVGMGYSQHAGQVLVADGTKLAAEKINRVLISDPGMGVVRHADAGYDIAVRTAKEKGINMPMLKG, encoded by the coding sequence ATGGTATATAAAACAAACATCCGTGCACCACGTGGTTCCGAGCTTTCATGTAAAGGGTGGACACAGGAAGCGGCAATGCGCATGCTGATGAACAATCTGGACCCGGAAGTAGCGGAAAATCCTGATGAGCTGGTTGTATATGGCGGTATCGGAAAAGCGGCACGTGATTGGGAAAGCTATGAAAAACTCATTGCAACATTAAAAGAACTGGAAAATGACGAAACGATGATTGTGCAGTCCGGAAAACCGGTCGCAGTGTTCAGAACACATGAAAATGCACCGCGCGTACTGATCGCCAACTCGAATCTGGTGCCTGGCTGGGCGAATTGGGACCATTTCTATGAGCTGGAAGAGCGCAACTTAATGATGTACGGGCAAATGACGGCGGGCTCATGGATTTACATCGGGGCACAAGGAATTTTGCAAGGCACGTATTTAAGTTTTGTAGAAGCCGGGAAAAAGAAGTTTGGAACTGCCGACCTGCGTGGTAAGTGGATATTGACTGGTGGTATGGGTGGTATGAGTGGTGCCCAGCCATTAGCGGGAAAAATGGCGGGAGCGGTCATTTTAGTTGTTGAAGTGGACCGTGCACGAATCGAACGTAAAATAAATGAAGGCTACTGTGATTACCTTGTCGAAACAGTAGATGAGGCGATTGAACTTGTTAATAAGTTAACAGCTGCAAAAGAACCGGCATCAATTGGTTTAGTCGGAAACTGTGCGGACATTAACCGCGAGCTGTTAAACCGCGGCATGATCCCGGATTTCGTGACAGACCAGACATCTGCCCATGACCCGATCAACGGCTATATTCCAAACGGGATGACGTTGGAGGAAGCACTTCAATTGCGCAAAACGGATGTGAAAACATATGAGCGCCGTGCAAAGGAAACAATGGCAGAGCATGTACGGACAATGCTTGAATTCCAGCAGGCAGGTGCGGAAACATTCGACTACGGAAACAATATCCGTGCGTATGCAAAGGAAATGGGTGTGGAAAATGCTTTTGATTTCCCTGGTTTTGTACCTGCATATATTCGCCCGTTATTCTGTGAAGGAAAAGGACCGTTCCGCTGGGCAGCACTGTCAGGCGACCCGGAGGATATTTACAAAACGGATGCTTTGGCGAAGGAAATGTTTGCTGAAGATACAGCATTAGTAAACTGGATTGACATGGCACAAAAAATGGTGAAATGGCAAGGCTTACCTGCCCGAATTTGCTGGCTGGGATATGGCGACCGTCACCGCTTTGCCCTAAGAGTGAACGAGATGGTCGCAAACGGTGAATTGAAAGCGCCGATTGTATTCGGCCGCGATCATTTGGACTCCGGATCCGTCGCTTCGCCAAACCGTGAGACAGAAGGGATGCGGGACGGATCGGATGCTGTATCAGACTGGCCATTATTAAATGCGCTCGTCAATACGGCAGGTGGTGCAAGCTGGGTGAGCATCCATCATGGCGGCGGTGTAGGAATGGGTTATTCGCAGCATGCCGGCCAAGTACTTGTAGCTGACGGCACAAAGCTGGCAGCAGAAAAGATCAATCGCGTGCTTATTTCAGACCCGGGTATGGGGGTTGTACGCCATGCAGATGCAGGCTACGACATTGCAGTTCGCACAGCAAAAGAAAAAGGTATCAATATGCCGATGCTAAAAGGATGA
- a CDS encoding sensor histidine kinase, which translates to MERSSLNFRFFKYNTILAIMILVISLFLTYFIIGEIVEKEMGERALGIAKVASEHPAIIEGLKQPQTSSEIQEVALKFQQNANAEYVVIGDENEIRYAHPVKERIGEKMVGDDNAKALIDGEVYVSIAEGTLGKALRGKAPVKDESGKIIGVVSVGFLFTDIFSANIIYSKYLIVVFFITIILSIILATYFSNKTKAQLLDYEPQEIVKILSERNAILESIREGIIMVDRNGNITLINQSAKAILRSGQSEIGKNISEVIPNTHLIKVMDSGHEQLDRMMTINGVKTLVNRVPIINKGKVTGAVSSFRPFEEIDLVANELSQVKQYIESLRAQTHEYNNFLYTISGLIQLKEYDEALYLIHSERIGNHALISFLNEKIQDTFICGLIIGFYNRAKELKVTLLLDEDSFCGKLGQHLEKHLLISVLGNLVTNAFEAVEHLDEEERIVRIYIYEDEKEVICEIEDSGNGIDEQVIHSIFEKKQSTKGEEHRGYGLYIVDENLRKLNGSIAIERGELGGALFIFSIPKEG; encoded by the coding sequence ATGGAAAGAAGCTCGTTAAATTTTCGTTTTTTTAAGTATAATACCATTCTAGCAATAATGATTTTAGTCATAAGTTTATTTTTAACCTATTTTATTATCGGAGAAATTGTAGAAAAGGAAATGGGTGAGCGGGCACTGGGTATAGCAAAAGTCGCCTCGGAACACCCAGCCATTATAGAAGGACTGAAGCAACCCCAAACATCATCCGAAATTCAAGAAGTTGCGCTAAAGTTTCAACAAAATGCCAATGCTGAATATGTCGTTATTGGAGATGAAAATGAAATCAGGTATGCACACCCCGTAAAAGAACGAATCGGGGAAAAAATGGTTGGTGATGATAATGCCAAAGCACTAATAGATGGAGAAGTTTACGTTTCTATTGCGGAAGGGACATTAGGTAAAGCATTACGCGGTAAGGCGCCTGTAAAAGATGAAAGCGGGAAAATCATCGGTGTCGTTTCGGTTGGCTTTTTATTTACCGATATCTTTTCAGCAAATATTATTTATTCCAAGTATTTAATAGTAGTATTTTTTATTACCATTATATTATCGATTATCCTGGCCACTTATTTCTCCAATAAAACAAAAGCACAGCTATTGGATTACGAGCCGCAGGAAATTGTAAAAATATTGTCAGAGCGAAATGCTATATTAGAATCGATTCGAGAAGGAATTATTATGGTTGATCGAAACGGTAATATTACATTGATTAATCAATCTGCCAAGGCGATTTTAAGAAGTGGACAATCTGAGATAGGCAAAAATATTAGTGAAGTTATTCCGAATACACATTTAATTAAAGTTATGGATTCTGGCCACGAACAATTAGACCGGATGATGACCATTAATGGTGTGAAAACTTTAGTAAACCGTGTTCCGATTATTAATAAGGGGAAAGTAACCGGTGCGGTGTCCAGTTTTAGACCTTTTGAAGAAATTGACTTAGTTGCAAATGAACTATCACAAGTAAAACAATATATCGAATCCCTTCGAGCGCAAACACATGAGTACAATAACTTTTTATACACGATTTCAGGGTTGATTCAACTGAAGGAATATGATGAAGCACTATACTTAATTCACTCTGAGCGAATTGGGAACCATGCGCTAATATCCTTTTTGAACGAAAAAATACAAGATACGTTTATTTGTGGTTTAATCATAGGATTCTATAATAGAGCAAAAGAGTTAAAAGTTACGTTATTACTAGATGAAGATAGTTTTTGTGGGAAACTGGGTCAACATCTGGAAAAGCATTTACTCATTTCAGTCCTAGGAAATTTAGTTACGAACGCCTTTGAAGCGGTAGAGCATTTAGATGAAGAAGAGCGTATTGTACGGATTTATATTTATGAAGATGAAAAAGAGGTTATTTGTGAAATTGAAGATTCAGGGAATGGTATTGATGAACAGGTAATCCACAGCATATTTGAAAAAAAGCAATCCACAAAAGGCGAAGAACATCGTGGCTACGGTTTGTATATTGTCGATGAAAACTTGAGGAAATTAAATGGTTCAATCGCAATTGAACGAGGAGAATTAGGAGGGGCACTATTCATTTTTTCAATTCCAAAAGAGGGGTGA